The proteins below are encoded in one region of Telopea speciosissima isolate NSW1024214 ecotype Mountain lineage chromosome 10, Tspe_v1, whole genome shotgun sequence:
- the LOC122641713 gene encoding uncharacterized protein LOC122641713 codes for MEIELVNCECCGLKEDCTQDYISEVKAKFDGKWLCGLCSEAVSDEVKRGKKSSFGMDEAVKAHMSFCGKFKSNPAVKVADGMRQMLRRRSGDLSSSSSKKFMRSAST; via the coding sequence atggagattGAATTGGTGAATTGCGAGTGTTGCGGATTAAAAGAGGATTGTACCCAAGATTACATTAGTGAAGTGAAAGCGAAATTTGATGGGAAATGGTTATGTGGGTTGTGCTCTGAAGCTGTGAGCGATGAGGtgaagagagggaaaaagagtTCATTTGGAATGGATGAAGCTGTGAAAGCTCACATGTCTTTCTGTGGGAAGTTCAAGTCCAACCCTGCAGTTAAGGTTGCAGATGGTATGAGGCAGATGCTTAGAAGGAGGTCAGGggatttgtcttcttcttcttctaagaaGTTCATGAGATCAGCAAGCACATAA
- the LOC122641711 gene encoding uncharacterized protein LOC122641711, with the protein MKTMVVTSSSSARSLSSTMEDRSESRDSYYFPGCRKDANCSCDICLASINATLDLMPMSSQRSSLTKFSASKSMMERTPVSFNRSVLSTPRSEVHQLSRTPPLKSTGKSIPSEKRKNKPRVFGFNICRFLLVASLIFASDSVLGLLILGLFSPVLSPEIVKKVGEESCILEDWNLKLDFLEKKLRDTVHVDVSNCRSPDSLWKIDQEGLILNSRCTLYKSISEEVSLWGWPLQTAGLLTSELSSRSFTILTGRVTEWSEGRLGFSIHKANSSWVQTRWSASAVQMDSNTWILEYRSSLVLENSRFFTAAFEFLKFRMLRTVREMKQQFWLLPAFFHPYGSHSEDVVYKHPT; encoded by the exons ATGAAGACCATGGTGGTCACATCGTCTTCTTCTGCAAGAAGCCTTAGCAGTACCATGGAAGACCGTTCAGAGAGCCGTGACAGCTACTATTTTCCGGGCTGCCGGAAAGATGCCAATTGTTCCTGCGATATCTGTCTTGCGAGCATCAATGCGACTTTGGATCTCATGCCTATGAGCAGTCAAAGGAGTTCTCTGACGAAGTTCTCAGCCTCAAAATCGATGATGGAAAGAACTCCTGTTTCTTTTAATCGTTCAGTCCTCTCTACGCCCAGATCGGAAGTGCACCAGCTATCAAGAACACCGCCTCTCAAATCGACTGGAAAGTCGATTCCTTCtgagaaaaggaagaataaacctagggtttttgggttcaaCATCTGCCGATTTTTATTGGTTGCGAGTTTAATTTTTGCCTCAGATTCTGTATTGGGTTTGTTGATTTTGGGGTTATTCAGTCCTGTGTTGTCACCTGAGATTgtgaagaaggttggggaggaATCTTGCATCCTGGAAGATTGGAATTTGAAATTAGACTTCTTGGAGAAGAAACTAAGAGATACGGTTCATGTGGATGTCTCAAACTGCAGATCCCCTGATTCTCTATGGAAGATAGATCAG GAAGGATTGATATTAAACTCGCGGTGTACATTGTATAAATCCATATCAGAGGAGGTAAGCTTATGGGGATGGCCTCTTCAAACTGCTGGGTTGCTCACATCAGAGCTTTCTTCTCGGTCATTCACCATCTTGACAGGAAGAGTCACAGAG TGGTCAGAAGGGAGGCTTGGGTTCTCAATTCACAAGGCAAACAGTTCATGGGTACAAACAAGATGGAGTGCTTCAGCTGTGCAAATGGATTCTAATACCTGGATTCTTGAATATCGTTCAAGTTTAGTGTTGGAGAATTCGAGATTCTTTACAGCAGCTTTTGAGTTCCTGAAGTTCAGAATGTTAAGAACAGTTAGAGAGATGAAGCAGCAattttggttattgcctgcatTTTTTCACCCTTATGGTAGTCATTCTGAGGATGTCGTTTACAAACATCCAACTTAA
- the LOC122641712 gene encoding uncharacterized protein LOC122641712, whose product METLVVVAQYRNQYYSRSNSSFHDRFGSSPSRSFREINCRTFQSEVGILPTTPLKPSNSPATIRKACSSPRTPATVNLRWEDDKHFNSNGKASSVPINIEARKFERSFSDDLSSSELWAGPTYSNSPPPSSLPIPKFSIPPKQSVSLDVPASVSKRTVYPIVKSAPPSPKREPYSSSRGFFLSTDSATRDLRRILHLDIRYE is encoded by the coding sequence ATGGAGACGCTGGTTGTTGTTGCACAGTATCGGAATCAATACTACAGCAGAAGCAACTCAAGTTTTCATGATAGATTTGGTTCTTCTCCATCCAGAAGCTTCAGGGAGATCAATTGTAGAACTTTTCAATCTGAAGTAGGTATTCTACCTACTACCCCCTTGAAGCCCTCTAACAGTCCTGCTACGATTAGAAAGGCATGCTCTTCCCCTCGAACTCCAGCTACTGTTAACCTTCGTTGGGAAGATGATAAGCACTTTAACAGTAATGGGAAAGCCAGTTCAGTGCCTATTAACATCGAGGCCAGAAAGTTTGAAAGGTCTTTTAGTGATGACCTCTCTTCCTCTGAACTCTGGGCGGGGCCAACTTATTCGAACTCACCTCCTCCCAGTTCATTGCCGATCCCTAAATTTTCAATCCCTCCAAAGCAAAGTGTATCGCTTGATGTGCCAGCTTCAGTATCGAAGAGAACAGTGTACCCCATTGTTAAGTCCGCTCCGCCTTCACCTAAAAGGGAACCATACTCTTCTTCAAGGGGTTTCTTTCTAAGCACTGACTCCGCAACCAGAGACCTTCGTCGTATTCTCCATCTGGATATACGTTACGAATGA